The DNA segment CCGTGGCTTCATGAAGAACGCCCTGGAGCGCGCCAAGGCAGCCGGCGTGACCACCCTGGTGTTCACCGTCGACATGCCGGTGCCCGGCGCCCGTTACCGTGACGCCCACTCCGGCATGAGCGGCCCCAACGCGCCGCTGCGCCGCATGCTGCAGGCCATGACCCACCCCAACTGGGCCTGGGACGTGGGCCTTTTGGGTAAGCCCCACGACCTGGGCAATATCTCCGCCTACCGTGGCAACCCCACGGGCCTGGCCGACTACATCGGCTGGCTGGGTGCCAACTTCGACCCATCGATCTCCTGGAAAGACCTGGAGTGGATTCGCGACTTCTGGCAAGGCCCGATGGTGATCAAGGGCATCCTCGACCCCGAAGACGCGAAAGACGCGGTGAAGTTCGGCGCCGACGGCATCGTCGTCTCCAACCACGGCGGCCGCCAGCTCGACGGCGTACTCTCCAGCGCCCGCGCCCTGCCGGCCATCGCTGATGCCGTCAAAGGCGACCTGAAAATCCTCGCCGACTCCGGCATCCGCACCGGCCTGGATGTAGTGCGCATGCTCGCCCTCGGCGCCGACACCGTGATGCTCGGCCGTGCCTTCGTCTACGCTCTGGCCGCAGCAGGCGGCGCGGGTGTGAGCAACTTGCTGGACCTGATCGAAAAGGAAATGCGCGTGGCCATGGTGCTCACCGGCGCCAAATCCATCGGCGAGATCAGCGCCGACTCGCTGGTACGCGAACTCGGCCGCTGACCGGCCACCCAACTCCGGCGGGCCGCCCGCGGCCCGCGACAAATAGACGGGACACCGCATGAGCCTGCCGATTCCTTTCCTCAACACCGTCGAACGCCTGATTCCCCACGAGCGGCGTTTCGACGACCCGCTATCCACCCTGGCCTTCGGCACCGATGCCAGCTTCTACCGACTGATCCCCAAGCTGGTGATCCGCGTCGAGAGCGAAGCGGAAATCATCGCCCTGTTGAAAGCCGCCCACGCCGAACTGGTCCCGGTCACCTTCCGCGCTGCCGGCACCAGCCTCTCCGGCCAGGCCATCAGCGACTCGGTGCTGCTGGTGCTGGGCGACAACTGGAATGGCCGCGATATCCGTCAGAACGGCGCGCAGATCCGCCTGCAACCCGGCGTCATAGGCGCCCAGGCCAACGCCTGGCTCGCCCCCTTCGGCCGCAAGATCGGCCCCGATCCAGCCTCGATCAACGCCTGCAAGATCGGCGGCATCGTCGCCAACAACGCCAGCGGCATGTGCTGCGGCACTGCCCAGAACAGCTACCACACCCTGGCCGGCCTGCGCCTGATCCTGGCCGACGGCACCCTGCTGGATACCGAGGACGCCGCCAGCGTCGCTGCCTTCCGCCAGAGTCATGGCCCGCTACTGGCGGAACTGGCCGAACTGGGCCGGCGGACCCGCGCCAACACCGAACTGGCCGCGAAGATTCGCCACAAATACCGCCTGAAGAACACCACTGGCCTGTCACTCAATGCGCTGGTCGACTTCGACGAGCCGCTGGATATCCTCAGCCGCCTGCTGGTGGGCTCCGAAGGCACCCTTGGCTTCATCAGCGCAGTCACCTACAACACCGTGCCCGACCACCCGCACAAGGCCAGCGCGCTGATCGTCTTCCCCGACGTGGAAAGCTGCTGCAAGGCCGTGACCCTGCTGAAGAGCCAGCCCGTCTCCGCGGTGGAGCTGCTGGACCGCCGCAGCCTGCGTTCGGTCCAGAACAAGCCCGGCATGCCCGAATGGGTGAAAGGGCTTTCGGCCAACGCCTGCGCGCTGCTGATCGAATCCCGCGCCGCCAGCCAGAGCCTGCTGCACGAACAACTGGCGCAGATCATGGCGTCCATTGCGCACTTCCCGCTGGAGCAGAAGGTCGATTTCAGCGAAGACCCTGCGGTCTATAACCTGCTGTGGAAAATCCGCAAGGACACCTTCCCCGCCGTTGGCGCCGTGCGTCAAACCGGCACCACGGTGATCATCGAGGACGTCACCTTCCCCATCGAGCTGCTGGCCGAGGGCGTCAATCGCCTGCTGGCCCTGTTCGACAAGCACGGCTACGACGAAGCGATCATTTTCGGCCACGCCCTGGAAGGCAACCTGCACTTCGTCTTCACCCAGGGCTTCGACAGCCCCGAACAGGTCGCCCGCTACGCAGCCTTCATGCAGGACGTGGCGCAACTGGTGGCGGTGGAATTCGGTGGCTCGCTCAAGGCCGAACACGGCACCGGGCGCAACATGGCGCCTTTCGTCGAGCTGGAATGGGGCCACGACGCCTACCAGTTGATGTGGCAGATCAAACGCCTGCTGGACCCGCGCGGCATCCTCAACCCGGACGTGATCCTCAGCGAAGACCGCGACATTCACCTCAAGCACCTCAAGCCGCTGCCAGCAGCCGACGAGATCGTCGACAAGTGCATCGAATGCGGCTTCTGCGAACCGGTGTGCCCGTCGAAGGGACTGACCCTGAGCCCGCGCCAACGCATCGTGATCTGGCGAGACATCCAGGCGAGGCAACGGGCCGGCGTCGATACCACGGAGCTGGAGCGGGCCTACCAGTACCACGGCATCGACACCTGCGCCGCCACCGGCCTCTGCGCCCAGCGCTGTCCGGTCGGCATCAACACCGGCGACCTGGTGCGTAAGCTGCGTGCGAAAGAGGCCCATCACACCGGCAGCGCCAGCTGGCTGGCCGGCCATTTTGCCGCGGCCCTCCAGGTCGCGCGCCTGACCCTGCGGGTCGCCAACGGTGCGCGCCGCGTGCTGGGCACACCGCTGCTGGAAAAGACCTCCGGTGCTCTGCGCCAGCTCTCCGGCAATCGCCTGCCGCAGTGGACACCCGCCCTGCCCCAGGTGGCGGCGCCCATCCACTTCACCCCGCCAACCGCCGACAACCGCCCCCGCGTGGTCTACCTCGCAGCCTGCGTGTCCCGCGTCATGGGCCCGGCCGCTGGCGATCGCGAGCAGATGCCGCTGATCGACAAGACCCGCATGCTGCTAGAGAAGGCCGGCTACCAGGTGGTGTTCCCGGAAAACCTGGACAGCCTCTGCTGTGGCCAGCCCTTCGCTTCCAAGGGTTACGCCGAACAGGCCGAAGCCAAGCGTCGCGAACTGGTGGACGCCCTGCTCGCCGCCAGCCGCGGTGGCCTTGACCCCATCTACTGCGATACCAGCCCCTGCACGCTGCGTCTGGTACAGGACGGCCTGGATGCGCGACTGCAACTGTTCGACCCGGTTCGCTTCATCCGCAGCCACCTGCTGGAACGGCTGGAATTCACGCCACAGGAGAAGCCCGTCGCCGTCCATGTCACCTGCAGCACCCAGCATCTGGGGGAGGCGCAGGGGCTGATCGACATCGTCAAACGCTGCACCCGTGAAGTGGTCGTGCCAGAAGGCATCCACTGTTGCGGCTTCGCCGGCGACAAGGGCTTTACCACCCCGGAGCTGAACGCCCATTCACTGCGCTCACTGAAGGACGCCGTGCAGATCTGCGACGAAGGCATCTCCACCAGCCGAACCTGCGAAATCGGCCTGACCCAGCACGGCGGTATCGACTACCACGGACTGGTCTACCTGGTGGATCGCGTCACCCGCCCCCGCGCCGGCCTCTAGTCGCACACTCTCGTAGCTCTGCGGTGGCCGCCCGGCCCAACCTAGGAAAGCCGGTAGACACTTCCCTAATCCGAACGCTGCCCGCCCCGGCGGGCAATAAACCTGTAGGAGCGAATTCATTCGCGAATTACCGCTCCGCTACCCCAGCCCCAGCAGCCCGGCACAACCCCGGGGCTTACCTATACTGCTTAGCGGTCAAACCGAAAAGGAGGTCCGACATGCGTCGAATTGCCGTTTTGCTTGCTGCCGCCCTGCTCAGTGCACCGGTTTTCGCTTCACATTGCCCTGCGGACATGGCGAAGATCGACCAGATACTGAAGAGCGATCCACCTGCAGACACCGCCGTACTCGATCAAGTGAAAAAGCTCCGCGCCGAAGGCGAAGAGCTGCACAAGTCCGGCGATCATGCGGAATCCGAGAAAGTGCTGGGCGAAGCCCTGAACCTGCTGCAATCCAGCGAGTAACGCGTTGCTCAGGATCTGGCGCGAGCCAGATCCTGATACTCAGGCCTCCTGCCCCAACAGGGACATCGCCATCCGGCGAACCTGCTTGAGATCCACCGGTTTGCTCAGGCAGGCGTCGGCGCCTCGGCGGCGAGCTTCGGCCAGAAGCTTCTCATCCACCGCAGCGCTCACCACCAGTACCGGCGTCATCGCCAGGCGCGGGCTGGAACGCACGAAGTCGAGCACATCCAGGCCGTCGCCATCGGGCAGGTCCAGGTCCAGCAACAGCAGCGACGGCGTGATATCCGCCAGCAACCCGAGCGCCTTGCCCACCGACCCCGCGCCGCGCACCTCGGCCATATCCCGCAGCCCTTCCTGCAACACCTTGAGGCAGGCTGGGTGATCTTCCACGCAGAGCACTTTGGGTAACGTTGGCGGCTCCGCCTCCTCCGGATTGGCCAGCGCGGGCGGTTCGAAGTCATCGGGCGCGGCGAGGCTGGGCAGGTCGATCCAGAAGCGGCTGCCGATATCCGGGGCACTGCTGAAGCCCATTTCGCCCCCCATCAGCTCCGCCAGCTCGCGGCACAACACCAGGCCGATGCCCGTGCCGGGAATGGTGGAGTTCTCGCGTCCCAGACGCTGGAACGGCTGGAACAGCATGGCCTGCTGTTCCTGACTGAGCCCCGGCCCGCTATCGGCCACCCAGAGGCGCACGGCAGCCGGGCGCACTTCGTAGCCCATGTTCACCATGCCCTGCGGGCTGTTGTATTTCACCGCATTGGACAGCAGGTTCAATATCACCTGGCGCAGGCGCCGGGCATCGGCCATCACATGCAGCGACGGCACCGGCGGCGGCATCTGCTGCAATTGCAGGTGGCGAGCCTGCAGCTCGGGCTGGATCAGCTCGGCGCAACTGGCCAGCAACGGGCCGACATCCACCGGCTTGAGCTGCAGTTTCTGGCGACGGTTCTCGATGCTCGACAGGTCGAGGATGTCATCCACCAACGACGTGAGGTGGCGGCTGGCATTGACGATCTCCTGGGCGTAATCGCCCTCCACCTTCCGGTCTTCCTGCCCTTCCGCCTCCAGGGCGATCAACTGGGCGAAACCGTTGATGGCATTGAGCGGCGTGCGCAGCTCATGGCTCATGCTGGAAAGGAAGCGGCTCTTGGCCTGGCTAGCCGCCTGGGCTTCGCGACTGGCGACGCGCAGCTCCTCTTCCACCTGTTTGAGCCGGGTAATGTCCACATGGGTGCCGGCCACCCGCAGCGCGCGGCCGTCAGAGTCGCGTTCCAGCACTTTGCCGCGGCTGAGCAGCCAGGCGTAGCGGCCCTCGACATCGGCAAAGCGGTACTCGGCGTCGAAGTTATCCTGGTCACTGATCGAGAACA comes from the Pseudomonas sp. TCU-HL1 genome and includes:
- the lldD gene encoding FMN-dependent L-lactate dehydrogenase LldD — its product is MIISASTDYRAAAQRRLPPFLFHYIDGGAYAEYTLRRNVEDLASIALRQRVLRNMSELSLQTQLFDETLSMPVALAPVGLTGMYARRGEVQAAKAAAAKGIPFTLSTVSVCPIEEVAPAIDRPMWFQLYVLKDRGFMKNALERAKAAGVTTLVFTVDMPVPGARYRDAHSGMSGPNAPLRRMLQAMTHPNWAWDVGLLGKPHDLGNISAYRGNPTGLADYIGWLGANFDPSISWKDLEWIRDFWQGPMVIKGILDPEDAKDAVKFGADGIVVSNHGGRQLDGVLSSARALPAIADAVKGDLKILADSGIRTGLDVVRMLALGADTVMLGRAFVYALAAAGGAGVSNLLDLIEKEMRVAMVLTGAKSIGEISADSLVRELGR
- a CDS encoding FAD-binding and (Fe-S)-binding domain-containing protein, with translation MSLPIPFLNTVERLIPHERRFDDPLSTLAFGTDASFYRLIPKLVIRVESEAEIIALLKAAHAELVPVTFRAAGTSLSGQAISDSVLLVLGDNWNGRDIRQNGAQIRLQPGVIGAQANAWLAPFGRKIGPDPASINACKIGGIVANNASGMCCGTAQNSYHTLAGLRLILADGTLLDTEDAASVAAFRQSHGPLLAELAELGRRTRANTELAAKIRHKYRLKNTTGLSLNALVDFDEPLDILSRLLVGSEGTLGFISAVTYNTVPDHPHKASALIVFPDVESCCKAVTLLKSQPVSAVELLDRRSLRSVQNKPGMPEWVKGLSANACALLIESRAASQSLLHEQLAQIMASIAHFPLEQKVDFSEDPAVYNLLWKIRKDTFPAVGAVRQTGTTVIIEDVTFPIELLAEGVNRLLALFDKHGYDEAIIFGHALEGNLHFVFTQGFDSPEQVARYAAFMQDVAQLVAVEFGGSLKAEHGTGRNMAPFVELEWGHDAYQLMWQIKRLLDPRGILNPDVILSEDRDIHLKHLKPLPAADEIVDKCIECGFCEPVCPSKGLTLSPRQRIVIWRDIQARQRAGVDTTELERAYQYHGIDTCAATGLCAQRCPVGINTGDLVRKLRAKEAHHTGSASWLAGHFAAALQVARLTLRVANGARRVLGTPLLEKTSGALRQLSGNRLPQWTPALPQVAAPIHFTPPTADNRPRVVYLAACVSRVMGPAAGDREQMPLIDKTRMLLEKAGYQVVFPENLDSLCCGQPFASKGYAEQAEAKRRELVDALLAASRGGLDPIYCDTSPCTLRLVQDGLDARLQLFDPVRFIRSHLLERLEFTPQEKPVAVHVTCSTQHLGEAQGLIDIVKRCTREVVVPEGIHCCGFAGDKGFTTPELNAHSLRSLKDAVQICDEGISTSRTCEIGLTQHGGIDYHGLVYLVDRVTRPRAGL